From the Gemmatimonadota bacterium genome, the window CGCGCCTTTGACATCGCCCTCAGCCGAGACGACGGCCCCATAAAGCCCAACCCCTACCTCATCCACAAAACACTCCAAGCCCTCCACACTTCCCCAAACGAAGCCATAAGCATTGGCGACAGCCGCTACGATCTCATGGCCTCTGCCGCCGCCCGCGTGCGTTGTATTCACTTCACCGATGGCGCATCCGATCTCTCGCACGATCTCCAGGTCGCGTCACTACCTGCGATCATACCGCTCCTGGACCGGCTTTAGCAGACACCAACCTTTCTGCGCACACTCGGATACGCGCCAGCGCTTTTTCGATATTTTCCACAGAATTCGCGTAAGAAAACCGCAAATACCCCTCGCCGTATTCTCCAAAACCCGACCCCGCCAGACACGCTACGTGTCCCTCATTCAAAATCACATCCGCGACCGCCGCAGACGACTTGCCCAATCCCGCGATATTTGGAAACGCGTAAAAAGCCCCCTCGGGCATCGGGCATGTAACCCCCTCAATCGCATTCAACCCCTCTACAATAATCGCACGCCGTTTGCGAAACGCAGCCATCATGTCCTCAACTGCGTCCTGCGGACCCTTCAACGCAGCCACAGCCGCCATTTGCGTAAACGCAGCCGTACACGAATTGCTATTGACCATCAGACGGTCAAAATGCGGCACGAGATCCATCGGCATCACCCCATAGCCAATGCGCCAGCCCGTCATCGCATACGTCTTGGAAAACCCATCGAGAATAATCAACAAATCGGCCATACCCTCACACGCCGAAATGCTGTGAAACTCATCACCATAGACCATCCGGGAATAAATCTCATCGGACAACACGGGAATCTGGTGCTCGACCGCCACCTCGACAATCGCCTTCAAATCGCCTTCTGGAATCACGCCTCCCGTGGGATTTTGCGGTGAATTTAGAATAATCAGCTTTGTGCGTTCTGTCACCAGATCGCGCAACTGATCCGCATTTAGGCTAAACCCGCGATCCTCCGTCAGAGGCACAGGCACGGGTTGCGCACCCGCAAACCGAATCACCGACTCGTAAATCGGAAAACCCGGATTCGGATAAATCACCTCATCACCCTGCTCTGCCAATGCCAGTATAGAATAAAACATAATCGGCTTGGCACCGGGTGTCACCACCACCTGATCGGGATGCACGTCAATCTGTCGCGTAGTCGAAATCTCTTCGGCTATTGCCTCGCGCAACTCGGGCAATCCCACGGGCGGACCGTAATGCGTAAACCCATCTGACAGCGCTCTTTGTCCCGCCTCGATAATATGCGCGGGCGTATCAAAATCCGGCTCGCCAATTTCCAAATGCACCACATCGTGTCCCATCGCCTCCAGCGCGCGCGCCTTTACCAGCACCTCAAAAGCAGACTCCGTACCCAACAGCGACATGCGATTTGCAATATTCATCATCTCACCTTACCGAATAACAATTGCGTGTGCAACTTCGGGACCGTGAACCCCCAGCGTCAGCCGCATCTCAATATCTGCGGTTCGGCTCGGTCCAGAAATAAAAGTCGCCGTTGCATTTTCGGGATGATCCAGATAAAACTGGCGCAACGGCTCAGCCGCATCCCTCAAATTCTCCAGCAACGTATTCGCCTTAAAAATACCGATATGTACGCGAGGCAAAGTCGAAACAAGACGCACGGCATCGTCCAGAGCAAACTCGACGAGACTACCCGACTCAGCCACTGCAAAAACCGCCCAGGACACCCCCGCCTCGGCAGCATCAATCGCGTGGGGCAATTCAGAACTGTCAAAAGGCGGCACGCGCACATCAATTCCCGCATCCACGCACGCGCGTTCAACAGCATCGCCCAACCCATCGGGCAACTCGGCAAACACAACCCGCTCACAGCCCACCTCCCTGAGCACACTGACCACAATGGGCGCAACCGCATCAGCATCCTCAGCCACATGTGCGACACCGGACAAAGACGCGTACTTCTCAACAAAAGCATCAATCAATTCATCACTCATAATCCACCTATCAACTAAAAATTATCCCGCCCCCAATTCGCGTTTTAATTTTCATTCAGGGGACATTTATTGCAACGCTTTATCAAAGTATCAAAGAGCATTCAAATTAATGTGAAATACCTTTCCACGCAAGTACACATACAGAGTACACCGCTACTTTACCCTTTACCCTTTGAACTCTCCACTTTATCTTTACTCCATTCCGCACTTACTATCCATTGTTCACTGGAAACTATCATGCACTCTCCAATACGCATCACACAAATCGGCCTTGGGCCACTCGGCCAGATGCTCACCCCTTATCTGGTAAAACGATCGGGCATTGAAATCGTCAGTGCCGTTGACATTGACCCATCCAAAACAGGTCAGGACCTGGGCGAAGTGAGCCAATGCGACCAACCCCTCGGCATAGCTATCACCGATGATCTCGACAGGGGATTGGCCGACGCAGACCTTGCCGTAGTGACAACCGTATCAGAACTCCAACGCATCGCCCCCACATTAAAAGCAATTATCGACCGGGGCGTCAACATCGTCTCAACCTGCGAAGAACTGTCTTATCCCTGGACAACACAACCCGAATTATCCACAACCATCGACACCTGGGCAAAAGAACGCGACGTCTCAGTTCTCGGAACCGGCATCAACCCCGGCTTTCTCATGGACTTCTTGCCCACAGCGGCCACGGGCGTGTGTCACACCGTGCAATCCATTCGCATAGAACGCACCCAGGACGCCTCTGCGCGCCGTCTCCCCTTTCAGCAAAAAATAGGGGCGGGACTCACCGTTGAAGAATTTCAAAATCTCGTCGCCCAACAAAAAATCCGACACGTCGGTCTCACCGAATCCATGCACATGATCGCCGCCCGATTGGGATGGCAACTCGACCACACCGAAGACATCGTGGAACCCGTCCTCGCAAAACCGGGGCATTGTGCAGGCGTGCTGCAAACGGGACGGGGATACCACAACGGACGAGAAGTCCTCACCCTCATCTTCAAAGCCGCAGTCGGACAACTGATACACAACGGCGACTCAATCGAATCTCAGGAGCGCATCCAGATCAATGGCACACCCGCTTACGACCTCATCATACCCGGCGGCATCAACGGCGACATCGCCACCTGTGCAGTCATCGCCAATGCCATCCCAATAGTCGCATCTGCCGCACCCGGACTGCGCACCATGATCGACATCCCCCCACTCTCCTGCGCTCAAGAAACCCCTGAGGAATAGATGCCCCGTCTTATAGGCGACTTTGACCTGCACCTGCACAGCGAAGGCAATCACCACCGCATCTACGACTGCCTCGGCGCACACCCCACAGAAAAAGGCGTGCGTTTTGCCGTATGGGCGCCCAATGCCCGGCGCGTAAGCGTGGTTGGCGACTTCAACGCCTGGAATGGCTGCCAGCACCCCATGCAAAACAGAGGCAGCACGGGTGTATGGGAACTATTCATCCCCGACCTGACGCCCGGCACCCTCTACAAATACGAAATCAAAACCCAAAACGGCGATATCTTTACCAAAAGCGACCCCTATGCCTTCTGTATGGAACACCGCCCGCGCACAGCCTCTGTCGTGTACCAGCCTAACGACGCCCTGTGGTCCGATAGCGAATGGCTACACACCCGCCAGACAAGAGACCCCTACACCGAACCAATCGCCATATACGAAGTGCACCTCGGCTCCTGGCGGCACAACCCAGAAGAAGACAACCGACCGCTCACCTACCGCGAACTCGCGCATGAACTCGTCGAATACGTCCTCGAAATGGGCTACACCCACATCGAACTCCTCCCCATCATGGAACACCCCTTAGACGAATCCTGGGGATATCAGATCACGGGCTATTACGCGCCAACCAGCCGTTTTGGCACGCCAGACGATTTCAAATACCTCGTCAACCATTGCCACGCCCACGGCATTGGCGTCATCCTCGACTGGGTACCCGCACACTTCCCAACAGACGCGCATGGACTCGCGCAATTTGACGGCTCTGCCCTGTACGAACACGCCGATCCCCGGCAGGGGACACAC encodes:
- a CDS encoding lactate utilization protein, yielding MSDELIDAFVEKYASLSGVAHVAEDADAVAPIVVSVLREVGCERVVFAELPDGLGDAVERACVDAGIDVRVPPFDSSELPHAIDAAEAGVSWAVFAVAESGSLVEFALDDAVRLVSTLPRVHIGIFKANTLLENLRDAAEPLRQFYLDHPENATATFISGPSRTADIEMRLTLGVHGPEVAHAIVIR
- a CDS encoding pyridoxal phosphate-dependent aminotransferase; the protein is MMNIANRMSLLGTESAFEVLVKARALEAMGHDVVHLEIGEPDFDTPAHIIEAGQRALSDGFTHYGPPVGLPELREAIAEEISTTRQIDVHPDQVVVTPGAKPIMFYSILALAEQGDEVIYPNPGFPIYESVIRFAGAQPVPVPLTEDRGFSLNADQLRDLVTERTKLIILNSPQNPTGGVIPEGDLKAIVEVAVEHQIPVLSDEIYSRMVYGDEFHSISACEGMADLLIILDGFSKTYAMTGWRIGYGVMPMDLVPHFDRLMVNSNSCTAAFTQMAAVAALKGPQDAVEDMMAAFRKRRAIIVEGLNAIEGVTCPMPEGAFYAFPNIAGLGKSSAAVADVILNEGHVACLAGSGFGEYGEGYLRFSYANSVENIEKALARIRVCAERLVSAKAGPGAV
- a CDS encoding dihydrodipicolinate reductase; this translates as MHSPIRITQIGLGPLGQMLTPYLVKRSGIEIVSAVDIDPSKTGQDLGEVSQCDQPLGIAITDDLDRGLADADLAVVTTVSELQRIAPTLKAIIDRGVNIVSTCEELSYPWTTQPELSTTIDTWAKERDVSVLGTGINPGFLMDFLPTAATGVCHTVQSIRIERTQDASARRLPFQQKIGAGLTVEEFQNLVAQQKIRHVGLTESMHMIAARLGWQLDHTEDIVEPVLAKPGHCAGVLQTGRGYHNGREVLTLIFKAAVGQLIHNGDSIESQERIQINGTPAYDLIIPGGINGDIATCAVIANAIPIVASAAPGLRTMIDIPPLSCAQETPEE